From a single Arachis hypogaea cultivar Tifrunner chromosome 3, arahy.Tifrunner.gnm2.J5K5, whole genome shotgun sequence genomic region:
- the LOC112734046 gene encoding ubiquitin-conjugating enzyme E2 2, producing the protein MSTPARKRLMRDFKRLQQDPPAGISGAPQDNNIMLWNAVIFGPDDTPWDGGTFKLTLQFTEDYPNKPPTVRFVSRMFHPNIYADGSICLDILQNQWSPIYDVAAILTSIQSLLCDPNPNSPANSEAARMFSENKREYNRRVREIVEQSWTAD; encoded by the exons ATGTCGACTCCTGCAAGGAAGAGACTGATGAGAGATTTTAAAAGATTGCAACAAGATCCTCCTGCTGGCATCAGTGGAGCTCCCCAAGACAATAATATTATGCTTTGGAATGCTGTCATCTTTGG ACCGGACGATACCCCTTGGGATGGAG GTACGTTTAAGTTGACACTTCAATTTACGGAGGATTATCCAAATAAGCCTCCTACAGTGCGTTTTGTTTCTCGAATGTTTCATCCGAATA TTTATGCAGATGGAAGTATATGCTTGGACATCTTACAAAACCAGTGGAGCCCGATTTATGATGTAGCTGCAATACTTACCTCAATCCAG TCACTGCTGTGTGACCCAAATCCAAATTCCCCGGCAAACTCTGAGGCTGCTCGGATGTTCAGTGAAAACAAGCGCGAATACAACAGAAGAGTACGTGAGATTGTTGAGCAAAGTTGGACTGCTGATTAA